In Thermococcus sp., a single window of DNA contains:
- a CDS encoding FAD-dependent oxidoreductase — translation MFPRIPMLSYDVVVVGGGPAGMAAAVKAKELGLSVLLLDENDYLGGILPQCIHPGFGLHYYREELTGPEFAARLAKRLVEVGVEYRTAARVIEIKNYSDREKVVVFTSPSGAYGIWAKAVIYAAGARERHAFEIGIVGDRVSGIYTAGEAQTLMDIYGIMPGREIVIVGSGDVGLIMARRFALEGAKVKAVVELMPYPGGLARNVMILRDFNIPLYLGHKVMEVRGRGRVERVKVVKVDENLKEIPGSEFWIEADTLVISAGLVPSVKKLKRIGVEIDPATGGPVVNEKLETSVPGIFVAGNSLVINDLVDYVAEQGELAARSAKEFIDGGGTESRRWVKVEKGENVRLVVPHYLSGDRDVYLYLRVSRPMEDVEVRIPEVGKKLRLPVVKPAEMVRVKLRAEEIRKEGKKLTVEVIRA, via the coding sequence ATGTTCCCGAGGATTCCGATGTTGAGCTACGACGTGGTTGTTGTCGGCGGTGGGCCGGCAGGGATGGCGGCCGCCGTGAAGGCAAAGGAACTCGGTTTAAGCGTCCTCCTGCTGGACGAGAATGACTACCTCGGCGGGATACTCCCCCAGTGTATCCACCCAGGTTTCGGCCTGCACTATTACAGAGAGGAGCTAACAGGGCCCGAGTTTGCGGCGAGACTGGCGAAGAGGCTGGTTGAGGTGGGCGTCGAGTATAGAACGGCCGCGAGGGTCATTGAAATCAAAAACTACTCGGACCGTGAAAAGGTCGTAGTCTTCACCTCCCCGAGCGGTGCCTACGGGATCTGGGCGAAGGCAGTAATCTACGCCGCCGGTGCCCGTGAGAGGCACGCCTTCGAGATTGGAATCGTCGGCGACAGAGTTTCGGGAATTTATACCGCCGGAGAGGCCCAGACACTCATGGACATCTACGGAATAATGCCGGGTAGGGAGATAGTCATCGTCGGTTCCGGCGACGTGGGCTTGATAATGGCGCGCCGGTTCGCCCTCGAAGGGGCAAAGGTGAAGGCGGTCGTTGAGCTGATGCCCTATCCTGGGGGACTGGCGAGAAACGTCATGATCCTCAGAGACTTCAACATTCCCCTCTACTTGGGCCACAAGGTCATGGAAGTTCGCGGAAGGGGCCGCGTTGAGAGAGTCAAGGTCGTGAAGGTTGACGAAAACCTCAAAGAGATTCCTGGAAGTGAGTTCTGGATCGAGGCCGACACCCTGGTGATCTCAGCTGGATTAGTGCCGAGTGTCAAGAAGCTTAAGAGAATAGGGGTCGAGATCGACCCTGCGACCGGTGGGCCGGTCGTGAACGAGAAATTGGAGACCAGCGTTCCGGGGATCTTCGTAGCGGGCAACTCTCTCGTTATCAACGACCTCGTGGACTACGTTGCGGAGCAGGGTGAACTGGCCGCAAGAAGTGCAAAGGAATTCATCGATGGGGGAGGAACCGAGAGCAGAAGGTGGGTGAAGGTTGAGAAGGGCGAGAACGTCCGGCTGGTTGTTCCCCATTATCTGAGCGGTGACCGCGATGTTTACCTGTATCTTAGGGTTTCGAGACCGATGGAGGACGTCGAAGTGAGGATTCCCGAGGTGGGAAAGAAACTTCGCCTGCCTGTTGTCAAGCCTGCCGAGATGGTGAGGGTGAAACTCCGGGCTGAGGAGATACGAAAAGAGGGGAAAAAGCTCACGGTGGAGGTGATCAGGGCATGA
- a CDS encoding NAD(P)/FAD-dependent oxidoreductase: protein MKTKVAIIGAGISGASIARVLSKYENLEVHLIEKAPDVGWGVSKANTALIHGGYDDDPEKYPTRAKLCIRGNRLWHQWVKELEIPHVWNGALIVAFKDEDFDELERLLERGRKNGVPEMRIVGKDELFHLEPNLTKDAIGALWVPIVGQIGPIPAVIAITENAVANGVKTHLETEVTGIKVENGEVRGVKTGDGFLEADIVINAAGLYADEIARMAGIDYFEIHPRKGEYWLFDDDVQGPRRVLFPTPTPVSKGIVVTSEVSGHLMIGPNAQDLPPEEKGNLATTEEGLEKVWEGAKRLWPQLPPRSRVIRTFAGLRPEPTGGDFIIRAEGEVQGFINVAGIRSPGLTSAPAIAYEVVKIIQRDLGVKLVEKSKWNPHRKEINHFFMMSPEGVNEAVKKSPAHGKIVCRCNSVSEGDILEAIERMKFIGVKTPSVDSVKFRTKATTGTCQGSFCRPKIVQLLGREYGVEPWRVTLKGRGSEIGVGDVKVLLRGDA, encoded by the coding sequence ATGAAGACCAAAGTCGCCATCATAGGCGCCGGAATAAGCGGCGCGAGTATAGCACGCGTTTTGAGCAAGTACGAGAACCTTGAGGTGCATCTAATAGAGAAGGCCCCCGATGTTGGCTGGGGCGTCAGCAAGGCAAACACCGCGTTAATCCACGGCGGTTACGACGATGACCCGGAGAAGTACCCGACGAGGGCAAAGCTGTGCATAAGGGGAAATCGGCTCTGGCACCAGTGGGTCAAGGAACTTGAGATTCCGCACGTCTGGAACGGTGCCCTGATAGTTGCGTTCAAGGATGAGGACTTTGATGAGCTTGAAAGGCTCTTGGAGCGCGGAAGGAAGAACGGCGTTCCCGAGATGAGAATCGTCGGTAAGGATGAACTCTTCCACCTCGAGCCTAACCTCACCAAGGACGCGATTGGAGCGCTGTGGGTTCCAATAGTGGGGCAGATTGGACCGATTCCGGCGGTTATTGCGATAACCGAGAACGCGGTCGCTAACGGAGTCAAGACCCACCTTGAGACCGAGGTCACAGGCATAAAGGTTGAGAACGGTGAGGTCAGGGGGGTTAAGACCGGTGATGGCTTCCTCGAGGCAGATATAGTGATCAACGCCGCTGGACTTTACGCGGACGAGATAGCAAGAATGGCGGGTATAGACTACTTCGAGATTCACCCAAGGAAGGGTGAATACTGGTTGTTCGACGATGATGTCCAGGGACCAAGGAGAGTTCTCTTCCCGACGCCTACGCCAGTGAGCAAGGGAATCGTCGTCACCAGCGAGGTCAGCGGGCACCTCATGATAGGACCGAACGCTCAGGACCTACCACCGGAGGAAAAAGGGAACCTGGCCACAACGGAGGAGGGTCTCGAAAAGGTATGGGAAGGAGCCAAGAGGCTCTGGCCTCAGCTACCACCCCGGAGCAGGGTCATCAGAACATTTGCAGGTCTAAGGCCGGAGCCGACCGGAGGGGACTTTATAATCAGGGCCGAAGGGGAGGTTCAGGGCTTCATCAACGTCGCCGGAATACGCTCACCCGGACTTACGAGCGCCCCAGCTATAGCCTACGAGGTCGTCAAGATAATCCAGCGCGACCTCGGGGTAAAACTGGTCGAGAAATCCAAGTGGAACCCCCACAGGAAGGAAATTAACCACTTCTTCATGATGAGTCCTGAGGGGGTGAACGAGGCGGTAAAGAAGAGCCCTGCCCACGGAAAGATAGTGTGTCGCTGCAACTCGGTCAGTGAGGGAGACATCTTGGAGGCCATAGAGAGGATGAAATTCATCGGCGTGAAAACGCCGAGCGTTGATTCAGTGAAGTTCAGGACGAAAGCCACAACTGGAACGTGTCAGGGTAGCTTCTGCAGGCCCAAAATTGTACAGCTCCTGGGAAGGGAATACGGGGTCGAGCCATGGAGGGTTACGTTGAAAGGCAGAGGAAGCGAGATTGGCGTAGGAGACGTCAAGGTTCTCCTCAGGGGGGATGCCTGA
- a CDS encoding glycerophosphodiester phosphodiesterase family protein has protein sequence MEKKVLVLGHRGYSAKYPENTLLAFRKAIEAGADGIELDVWMSRDGEVVVIHDGTVDRTSNRSGKVKEMTLEELRELDFGNGERIPTLEEVFDAVPENAVVNVEIKDVDAVKRTAEIIGNNDPSRVVVSSFLLDALREYRKHDRETRLGILIDREEALVQLPTLIWELRPWSLNPPIDAMPILGVDKTIRALRMAKGAGLEVILWPLNDDAYYTNDNLVRLGGLFDGVITNDIERMTSYLKGLGLR, from the coding sequence GTGGAGAAGAAGGTCCTAGTGCTAGGCCATAGAGGATATTCAGCCAAGTACCCTGAGAACACACTTCTGGCTTTCAGAAAGGCTATTGAGGCAGGTGCAGACGGAATCGAGCTGGACGTATGGATGAGCAGAGACGGAGAGGTCGTGGTCATTCACGATGGAACCGTCGACCGAACCAGCAATAGGAGTGGTAAGGTAAAGGAGATGACCCTGGAGGAGCTGAGGGAACTTGACTTTGGGAACGGGGAGAGGATCCCAACCCTTGAGGAGGTCTTCGATGCGGTTCCTGAAAACGCCGTGGTGAACGTTGAGATCAAAGACGTCGACGCCGTCAAGAGAACCGCCGAGATCATAGGGAACAACGACCCATCGAGGGTTGTGGTATCTTCGTTTCTACTCGATGCCCTGAGGGAGTACAGGAAGCATGACCGCGAGACCAGGCTCGGGATACTGATCGACAGGGAGGAGGCACTCGTCCAGCTTCCAACCCTCATCTGGGAACTCAGGCCATGGTCCCTCAACCCGCCTATAGACGCGATGCCCATACTGGGTGTCGATAAGACCATCAGAGCGCTTCGGATGGCAAAAGGTGCGGGACTTGAGGTCATACTCTGGCCCCTCAACGACGATGCCTACTACACCAACGACAATCTGGTTCGCCTCGGTGGGCTCTTTGACGGGGTCATAACCAACGACATCGAGAGGATGACATCCTACCTCAAGGGACTTGGACTCCGGTGA
- a CDS encoding glycerophosphodiester phosphodiesterase family protein, protein MVNMKKPMLIGHRGIRGRLENTLPAFRRAVQYADGIEFDIRSTEDGRLVVHHDPVFHSNGRGYQIRELTLLEIRRLHPNGKIIPTVKEIFRRFPRMFLDADIKETSAVEPALRIAEITKSTERTVFSSENPEIAKRLLKECPDCKVGFSIVGYSSSLRLPRIKGLYSVHVPIDAVSYIGYHQLAVLLKTLRKRGLRIYLWNYKMDELYWVPRLFQLVDAVISDNPARLRKVFTGSWGMR, encoded by the coding sequence ATGGTGAATATGAAAAAGCCGATGCTGATAGGACATCGGGGCATCCGCGGCCGACTTGAAAACACGCTTCCCGCCTTCAGGAGGGCAGTCCAGTACGCGGACGGGATAGAGTTCGATATCAGGTCCACCGAGGACGGAAGACTCGTGGTACATCACGACCCGGTATTTCACTCCAATGGAAGGGGATACCAGATTCGTGAACTGACACTTCTGGAGATACGGCGTCTGCATCCCAACGGAAAGATAATCCCCACGGTGAAAGAGATCTTCAGGAGGTTTCCGAGGATGTTCCTGGACGCGGACATAAAAGAGACCTCCGCCGTGGAGCCCGCACTCCGAATAGCAGAAATAACAAAGAGCACTGAGAGAACGGTTTTCTCGTCTGAAAACCCTGAAATCGCCAAGAGACTTTTGAAGGAATGTCCAGATTGTAAAGTTGGATTCTCTATTGTGGGTTACTCTTCGTCCCTTCGCCTCCCCAGGATAAAAGGTCTCTACTCTGTACACGTGCCGATAGACGCTGTTTCCTACATCGGATACCACCAGCTTGCTGTTCTTCTGAAAACCCTCAGAAAGCGCGGGCTTAGGATCTACCTGTGGAACTACAAGATGGACGAGCTCTACTGGGTTCCCCGGCTTTTCCAGCTAGTCGACGCCGTCATCTCAGACAACCCGGCCAGGTTGAGAAAGGTTTTTACGGGTTCATGGGGCATGAGGTGA
- a CDS encoding DUF1667 domain-containing protein: protein MTTYRFTCIVCPLGCSIEVDVEKGRVKDVKGCTCPRGAEWAVQEVTNPQRIVMSVVPVDNGALPTVSVKTEKPVSKDRIPELMEFLAELRLEAPVNIGDTVAEWEGVKIVATRGA, encoded by the coding sequence ATGACAACTTACCGCTTCACATGCATCGTCTGCCCCCTCGGCTGTTCTATAGAGGTGGACGTGGAAAAGGGTAGGGTGAAGGATGTCAAAGGATGTACATGTCCAAGGGGGGCAGAGTGGGCGGTTCAAGAGGTCACCAACCCCCAACGCATCGTCATGAGCGTCGTTCCCGTCGATAATGGTGCCCTACCCACGGTAAGCGTCAAGACGGAGAAGCCCGTTTCTAAGGACAGGATTCCCGAGCTTATGGAGTTCCTGGCGGAACTGCGACTGGAGGCGCCCGTGAATATAGGAGACACTGTGGCCGAATGGGAAGGGGTAAAAATAGTGGCGACGAGGGGTGCCTAA
- a CDS encoding alpha/beta fold hydrolase: MGWVLFFFILIVVLFLGFTAFIAYKMIKPPRVLGGWTPRDLGYDYEEVTIKTRDGLKLSGWWIPNGSDKTVIPLHGYTRSRWDDVYMKETTEFLLKEGYNVLTFDFRAHGESEGKYTTVGIDEIVDVLSALDWLKVQQPEHSRRIAFIGFSMGAMLTIRVLAEDDRACCGVADSPPMYLDRTGARGLKYFANLPEWLYHFAKPFMKLFSGARELNMLEYADNVNKPLLLIAGEKDPLVKPEEAKEFYERNREANPNVELWVTDAPHVRTLKFHPDEWKSRVKAFLERWIS, encoded by the coding sequence ATGGGATGGGTGCTTTTTTTCTTTATTCTAATCGTTGTCCTGTTCCTGGGATTCACAGCCTTCATAGCTTATAAAATGATTAAGCCCCCCCGCGTTCTTGGCGGATGGACCCCCAGAGACCTCGGCTACGATTACGAGGAAGTAACTATCAAAACTCGGGACGGGCTGAAGCTCAGCGGATGGTGGATTCCCAACGGAAGCGACAAAACCGTGATTCCCCTGCACGGATACACCAGAAGCAGATGGGACGACGTCTACATGAAGGAAACCACTGAGTTCCTCCTTAAGGAGGGCTACAACGTCCTTACCTTTGACTTCCGCGCACACGGGGAGAGCGAGGGTAAATACACGACCGTAGGCATCGACGAGATTGTCGACGTTCTCTCCGCGCTGGACTGGCTGAAGGTCCAGCAGCCGGAGCACTCCAGGCGGATTGCCTTCATCGGGTTCTCAATGGGAGCTATGCTGACCATAAGGGTGCTTGCGGAGGATGACAGGGCCTGCTGCGGTGTTGCCGATAGCCCCCCCATGTACTTGGACAGGACGGGGGCCAGGGGTCTGAAGTACTTCGCCAACCTGCCGGAGTGGCTCTACCACTTTGCCAAGCCGTTTATGAAGCTTTTCAGCGGAGCCAGGGAACTCAACATGCTGGAGTACGCCGATAACGTCAATAAACCCCTACTCCTCATAGCGGGTGAGAAGGATCCCCTTGTCAAGCCAGAGGAGGCCAAAGAGTTCTACGAGCGGAACAGGGAAGCGAACCCAAACGTTGAACTCTGGGTCACCGACGCACCCCACGTCAGAACCCTGAAGTTCCACCCGGACGAGTGGAAATCACGGGTTAAGGCATTCCTTGAACGCTGGATATCGTAA
- a CDS encoding MFS transporter yields the protein MGDRKFSWGMILSLALLGFSMSTGWAINKGLTFKLLQNGYTNAPAVIGAVLSLQGLMGLIVPPLMGYYSDIRSSGRGRRTPFILVGGVFAGLTALVIYLSYVAKIRLLAFAIVLSMFYFFMYFFVAQYRSLMPDVIRSGERGKASGVITLFEWMGNLFLFGMIAILAAKATKVTGVNNGIKAMANAGYLWIPFIVVAVFLIGSALYVYLRIREPTVEGELPEENLWDYLRAIISDRDFLSFYVAQMLWWLSFEFIAVFLFGILESVLGTKNVTALGNAIMALFNITVLIGAVVGGPLYDKIGRRKSIILGGIMFLIPFIFGWFISTKLQVTALIGFAGIGWGMLMATSWPVIGDLLTKYEKEAFNGRYYGFFEATKSFPILIAGLVGGGIVQLAGGNYKILFPVGAIFVLVALPLIWSMKHLDVVKASTGE from the coding sequence ATGGGAGACCGAAAGTTCAGCTGGGGAATGATACTGAGTTTGGCCCTTTTGGGCTTCAGTATGAGCACAGGGTGGGCAATAAACAAGGGACTGACCTTTAAATTGCTCCAGAATGGCTACACGAACGCACCAGCGGTGATAGGTGCGGTGCTGTCACTCCAGGGACTCATGGGATTGATAGTGCCCCCGTTGATGGGTTATTACAGTGATATTCGCTCGTCAGGACGGGGCAGGAGAACCCCGTTTATCCTTGTCGGAGGGGTATTCGCTGGTCTCACCGCTCTGGTTATCTACCTGAGCTACGTTGCCAAGATACGCCTTTTGGCCTTTGCGATCGTGCTGAGCATGTTCTATTTCTTCATGTACTTCTTCGTGGCCCAGTACCGCTCGTTAATGCCGGATGTTATAAGGAGCGGTGAGCGCGGAAAGGCCAGCGGCGTGATAACGCTTTTCGAGTGGATGGGGAACCTGTTCCTCTTCGGGATGATAGCAATACTGGCCGCAAAGGCCACGAAGGTTACGGGGGTAAACAACGGGATCAAGGCTATGGCGAATGCGGGCTACCTGTGGATTCCGTTTATCGTCGTTGCCGTGTTCCTTATTGGATCTGCCCTCTACGTCTATCTCCGCATTCGGGAACCCACCGTTGAGGGGGAACTCCCCGAGGAAAACCTCTGGGACTATCTGCGCGCCATAATCTCTGACAGGGATTTCCTGAGCTTCTACGTTGCCCAGATGCTCTGGTGGCTCAGCTTTGAGTTCATAGCGGTGTTCCTCTTTGGGATTCTGGAATCGGTGCTTGGTACGAAAAACGTCACGGCCCTTGGAAACGCTATCATGGCGCTCTTCAACATCACGGTGCTAATCGGTGCTGTTGTCGGCGGCCCCCTGTACGATAAGATCGGCAGGAGAAAATCGATAATCCTAGGCGGCATCATGTTCCTGATACCCTTCATCTTCGGCTGGTTCATCAGCACCAAGCTTCAGGTAACCGCTCTCATAGGATTTGCGGGCATCGGCTGGGGAATGCTCATGGCCACTTCCTGGCCGGTTATAGGCGATCTCCTAACCAAATACGAGAAGGAGGCCTTCAACGGCCGCTACTATGGATTCTTTGAAGCCACCAAGTCTTTCCCGATCCTTATAGCGGGTCTGGTGGGAGGTGGTATAGTACAGCTCGCCGGCGGCAACTATAAGATTCTCTTCCCCGTAGGAGCCATATTCGTCCTCGTGGCCCTGCCGCTTATCTGGAGCATGAAGCACCTTGACGTGGTAAAAGCTTCCACGGGAGAGTGA
- the glpK gene encoding glycerol kinase GlpK translates to MDRYILSLDEGTTSARAIIFDRNSEVLGVGQYEFPQYYPKPGWVEHNPGKIWDAQLRAIKTAIERANVEPGQIAAIGITNQRETTMIWDKRGKPLHNAIVWQCRRTAEMIEEIKLEYGDVIKEKTGLIPDAYFSASKLKWLLDNVPGLREKAEKGEVLFGTVDTFLIYLLTGEHVTDYSNASRTMLFNIKKLEWDDELLEIFGIPEGVLPEVRGSSEIYGYTKKDLLGAEIPVSGDAGDQQAALFGQAAFETGMVKTTYGTGNFILANTGKMLLYSDNLLTTIAWGLKGKVSYALEGSIFITGAAVQWLRDGIKVIKRAPDTEELAASLESNEGVYFVPAFVGLGAPYWDQFARGLIIGITRGTGREHLARATLEAIAYLTRDVVEEMERLVSIKELRVDGGATANDFLMGFQADILNRRVVRPVVKETTALGAAYLAGLAVDYWESLSEIKNLWRAERVFEPKMDKETRDRLYHGWKEAVNRAMGWAKVVNT, encoded by the coding sequence ATGGACAGGTACATCCTTTCCCTCGACGAGGGAACGACCTCCGCAAGGGCCATAATCTTCGACAGGAACAGTGAGGTTCTCGGAGTTGGTCAGTACGAATTCCCCCAGTACTATCCAAAGCCGGGCTGGGTGGAGCACAACCCAGGGAAAATCTGGGACGCCCAGCTCAGGGCCATAAAGACAGCCATTGAACGCGCTAACGTAGAACCGGGCCAGATAGCGGCAATTGGGATAACCAACCAGCGAGAGACCACGATGATCTGGGACAAACGCGGTAAGCCACTCCACAACGCCATAGTGTGGCAGTGCCGGAGAACGGCGGAGATGATCGAGGAGATAAAGCTGGAATACGGGGACGTGATAAAGGAGAAGACCGGCCTCATTCCGGACGCCTACTTCTCGGCCAGCAAGCTGAAGTGGCTCCTCGATAACGTTCCGGGCCTGAGGGAGAAGGCGGAAAAGGGGGAAGTGCTCTTCGGAACGGTCGATACGTTTCTAATATACCTGCTTACCGGTGAGCACGTAACCGATTACTCCAACGCCTCAAGGACAATGCTGTTCAACATAAAGAAGCTTGAGTGGGACGACGAGTTACTTGAGATCTTCGGTATTCCCGAGGGCGTCCTTCCGGAGGTGAGAGGATCAAGTGAAATCTACGGCTACACCAAGAAGGATCTCCTCGGTGCGGAGATCCCAGTGAGCGGGGACGCCGGCGATCAACAGGCGGCGCTGTTCGGTCAGGCTGCCTTTGAAACCGGTATGGTCAAAACCACCTACGGAACCGGAAACTTCATCCTCGCCAACACCGGAAAGATGCTCCTCTACTCCGACAACCTCCTAACAACCATCGCATGGGGTCTGAAAGGGAAGGTAAGCTACGCCCTCGAAGGGAGCATCTTCATCACGGGAGCGGCCGTTCAGTGGCTCCGTGATGGGATAAAGGTTATCAAGAGGGCACCGGATACTGAGGAGTTAGCCGCAAGTCTAGAAAGTAACGAAGGGGTCTACTTTGTGCCGGCATTTGTGGGGCTGGGTGCCCCCTACTGGGACCAGTTCGCGCGCGGACTGATAATTGGGATAACACGCGGAACGGGGAGAGAACACCTAGCGAGGGCAACGCTTGAAGCCATAGCCTACCTGACCAGAGACGTCGTCGAGGAGATGGAGAGACTCGTGAGTATAAAGGAGCTCCGTGTTGACGGTGGAGCAACCGCGAACGACTTTCTCATGGGCTTCCAAGCAGATATACTCAACAGACGTGTTGTCAGACCCGTAGTGAAGGAGACAACGGCCCTCGGTGCGGCTTATCTGGCGGGGCTGGCCGTCGATTACTGGGAGAGCCTGAGCGAGATAAAGAACCTGTGGAGGGCGGAGAGAGTCTTCGAACCAAAGATGGACAAAGAAACGCGGGATAGACTCTATCACGGCTGGAAGGAAGCGGTGAATAGAGCGATGGGCTGGGCAAAGGTTGTCAATACTTGA